A genomic window from Lactobacillus sp. ESL0677 includes:
- a CDS encoding amidohydrolase family protein encodes MTKTAYTNLNLYDGEQEKVTTGSYLIVDDETGKITAVGTGAVPTNDKTVDLAGRYVMPGLINCHDHMIMDPDDPTGGTATDVVRTTVNSVKNLHTMLKSGVTYVRECGSTYDVDITIAHMIDEGKITQVPEVMPSGRPYSMTGGHGDMPNFGHLVDSPDEMRKAVRQGLKKGAKAIKVMATGGVMTKNDFMTDPQLSVAEIHAAVEEAHHKGLIVAAHAEGNPGIMNAIKAGVDSIEHGFYVNDEEIDLMLKQGTYLTPTVVADWAFPTYAVGKVPDWEVKKASDALADLRKNITHAKDRGVKITLGTDAGTPFNDFSMTPIELQLLVEQGFTNYEALRTSVHSAQLMKIDDEYGTLAVGKYADFLVLAGNPLEDIKAVAQEDKAVYKKGQRAY; translated from the coding sequence ATGACTAAAACTGCATATACAAATTTAAATCTTTATGATGGTGAACAAGAAAAGGTAACTACTGGTAGTTATCTTATTGTTGATGATGAAACTGGTAAGATTACAGCGGTAGGAACCGGAGCAGTTCCTACTAACGATAAGACGGTTGACCTTGCAGGAAGGTATGTCATGCCGGGATTAATTAATTGTCACGATCATATGATTATGGATCCTGATGATCCAACTGGTGGGACAGCAACTGATGTTGTCCGTACAACTGTTAATTCTGTCAAAAATTTGCACACAATGCTTAAATCTGGTGTTACTTATGTTCGTGAGTGTGGGTCGACTTATGATGTTGACATTACAATTGCTCACATGATTGATGAAGGTAAAATTACCCAAGTCCCAGAAGTTATGCCATCAGGGCGACCATATTCAATGACTGGTGGTCATGGTGATATGCCGAACTTTGGCCATCTAGTTGACTCACCTGATGAGATGCGCAAAGCTGTACGTCAAGGCTTGAAGAAGGGCGCTAAGGCTATCAAGGTTATGGCGACTGGCGGTGTGATGACTAAGAATGATTTTATGACTGACCCACAGCTGAGTGTTGCAGAAATTCATGCTGCTGTTGAAGAGGCTCATCATAAGGGACTGATTGTTGCCGCTCATGCTGAAGGCAATCCAGGAATTATGAATGCAATCAAGGCTGGTGTGGACTCAATTGAGCACGGTTTTTACGTTAATGACGAGGAAATTGATCTAATGCTTAAGCAGGGAACATATTTAACGCCAACGGTTGTTGCAGATTGGGCGTTCCCAACATATGCTGTAGGTAAGGTTCCCGATTGGGAAGTCAAGAAGGCTAGCGATGCACTAGCAGATTTACGTAAGAATATCACTCATGCGAAGGATCGTGGCGTTAAGATCACGTTAGGTACTGATGCAGGGACACCATTTAATGACTTTTCAATGACGCCAATTGAGTTGCAACTGCTAGTAGAACAAGGCTTTACTAATTATGAAGCCCTGAGGACGAGCGTTCATTCTGCACAATTAATGAAGATTGATGATGAATATGGTACTCTGGCTGTGGGCAAGTATGCCGACTTTTTAGTGCTTGCTGGTAATCCACTTGAAGACATTAAGGCAGTTGCACAAGAGGATAAGGCTGTCTATAAGAAGGGTCAGCGTGCATATTAA
- a CDS encoding amidohydrolase family protein, with product MSKTIFTNINLFNGKDDEIKADNYLLVDDKTGKIIQTGTGQLPQADKTVDLGGKYVIPGLMNCHTHIFMDPTTPDGGSSAGVVPSTVRAVQHLHDLLKSGVTYIRECGSTYNIDIELEKLIKAGKLSKVPEIMSAGHPFSMTGGHGDMPNFGRLVDSPDEMRKAVRQGIKEGAKAIKVMATGGVMTESDALDQPQLSEAEIHVAVEEAHHKGLIVAAHAEGNPGILNAIKAGVDSIEHGFYVNDEEIKLMLEKGTYLTPTIVGAWAFIEYAPGKIPDWEMAKISAAWKDLRGNITKAKNAGVKITLGTDAGTPFNDFTMTPQELPLLVEQGFTNFEALETSLNDAKLMKIDDEYGTLEAGKYADFLVLDKNPLTDITAVVQKDKAVYKKGLRAY from the coding sequence ATGAGCAAAACAATTTTTACCAATATTAATTTATTTAATGGCAAAGACGATGAAATTAAGGCGGACAATTATCTGCTGGTAGATGATAAAACCGGCAAAATTATTCAAACAGGCACGGGACAATTACCGCAAGCTGATAAAACAGTTGACTTAGGAGGTAAGTATGTCATTCCTGGATTAATGAATTGCCACACGCATATTTTTATGGACCCGACAACTCCTGATGGTGGCTCAAGTGCAGGCGTTGTTCCGTCAACTGTTCGCGCCGTGCAACATTTGCATGACTTACTAAAATCAGGTGTTACGTATATTCGCGAGTGCGGCAGTACTTATAATATTGATATCGAGCTAGAAAAATTAATTAAGGCTGGTAAGTTAAGCAAGGTACCTGAAATTATGTCAGCAGGACATCCGTTTTCAATGACTGGTGGTCACGGTGATATGCCAAACTTTGGTCGCTTGGTTGACTCTCCTGATGAAATGCGCAAGGCTGTGCGGCAGGGAATTAAAGAAGGCGCTAAAGCGATTAAGGTGATGGCGACTGGTGGCGTCATGACAGAGAGTGATGCATTAGATCAACCCCAATTAAGTGAGGCTGAAATACACGTGGCAGTTGAGGAAGCGCACCACAAGGGATTAATTGTTGCGGCCCACGCTGAAGGCAATCCAGGTATTTTGAATGCGATTAAGGCTGGTGTGGATTCAATTGAACATGGCTTTTACGTTAATGATGAAGAAATTAAATTGATGTTGGAAAAGGGCACGTACTTAACGCCAACAATTGTTGGTGCTTGGGCCTTTATTGAGTATGCTCCCGGCAAGATTCCTGACTGGGAAATGGCTAAAATCTCGGCAGCTTGGAAAGACTTGCGTGGCAATATTACTAAGGCAAAGAACGCTGGTGTCAAGATTACTTTGGGCACAGACGCCGGCACGCCATTTAATGACTTTACGATGACGCCGCAAGAATTGCCGTTACTAGTTGAGCAAGGTTTTACTAACTTTGAGGCCCTAGAGACAAGTTTGAATGATGCCAAGCTTATGAAAATTGATGATGAATATGGAACTTTGGAAGCTGGTAAATATGCAGACTTTTTGGTTTTGGATAAAAATCCATTAACTGATATTACAGCAGTTGTTCAGAAAGATAAGGCTGTCTATAAGAAGGGACTGCGCGCATATTAA
- a CDS encoding amidohydrolase family protein produces MKVLYQNLNLFDGEQDGIQENSWLEVDEQTGKITALGSGDAPQADKVVDLQGKYVMPGLINCHDHMVMDPTDPRGVTDFNVVETTVDSVQHLHEMLKSGVTYVRECGSTFDIDLTIAKMINEGKITNVPEVMPSGRPYSMTGGHGDIPNFGYVVDSPDEMRKAVRQGLKRGAKVIKVMATGGIMTERDFMDDPQLSVAEIKAAVEEAHHKGITVAAHAEGIAGIMNAIEAGVDSIEHGFYVNDEAIDLMLEKGTYLTPTIIAAWAFPEYAVGIAPDWEMNKAKKALADLRKNIAHAKDRGVKIALGTDAGTTFNGFSKTPVELQLLADDGFSNFEALQTSVNSAKLMKIDDEYGTLAVGKYADFLVLDADPLADIKAVAQEDKAVYKKGRRAY; encoded by the coding sequence ATGAAAGTTCTATACCAAAATTTAAATTTATTTGATGGTGAGCAAGATGGCATCCAAGAAAATTCTTGGTTGGAAGTTGATGAGCAAACGGGTAAAATCACGGCTTTGGGCAGTGGCGACGCGCCACAAGCTGATAAAGTGGTTGATTTACAAGGAAAGTACGTTATGCCAGGGCTGATTAATTGTCACGACCATATGGTGATGGACCCGACAGATCCGCGCGGCGTAACTGACTTTAACGTGGTGGAAACAACAGTTGATTCTGTTCAGCACCTGCACGAAATGCTGAAGTCTGGCGTTACCTATGTGCGTGAGTGCGGTTCAACTTTTGATATTGATTTAACAATCGCCAAGATGATTAATGAAGGTAAAATCACTAATGTCCCTGAAGTAATGCCATCAGGGCGCCCATATTCGATGACTGGTGGTCACGGTGATATTCCCAACTTTGGCTATGTTGTTGATTCTCCTGATGAAATGCGCAAGGCAGTTCGTCAGGGGCTGAAGCGCGGTGCTAAGGTAATCAAGGTTATGGCGACTGGCGGCATCATGACTGAACGTGATTTTATGGATGATCCTCAACTCAGTGTTGCCGAAATTAAAGCGGCAGTTGAAGAAGCACATCATAAAGGAATTACGGTTGCAGCTCATGCTGAAGGAATTGCAGGCATTATGAATGCAATTGAGGCCGGTGTAGATTCGATTGAACATGGCTTTTATGTCAATGATGAAGCCATTGATTTGATGCTAGAAAAGGGCACGTACCTGACGCCAACAATTATTGCAGCCTGGGCCTTTCCAGAATATGCAGTTGGAATTGCACCAGACTGGGAAATGAACAAGGCAAAGAAGGCATTAGCTGACTTGCGTAAGAATATTGCTCACGCCAAAGACCGCGGCGTCAAAATTGCGTTGGGTACAGATGCCGGGACAACTTTTAACGGCTTTTCTAAGACTCCTGTGGAATTACAATTACTAGCTGATGATGGTTTTAGCAATTTTGAAGCTTTGCAAACTAGTGTCAATTCCGCCAAACTTATGAAAATTGATGACGAGTATGGCACGCTTGCAGTTGGTAAATACGCTGACTTTTTGGTTTTGGATGCTGACCCACTGGCAGATATTAAAGCAGTTGCTCAGGAAGATAAGGCTGTTTATAAAAAAGGCCGGCGAGCATACTAA
- a CDS encoding MFS transporter has translation MTKKQIKYVTLALMLGNIMSGLDGTVINTAIPAIVAALHGIQFMGWIVAIFLLGMSISIPLWTKIGEKITNKLAFEISLVLFIIGSIFEGLAPNIFFFLVARLVMGIGAGGMGSLPYIIVGYIYPNIKTRTRILGYLTASFNVAAIMGPLVGGTIIDTMSWHWVFYLNVPIGIIAVILSMLYFRPITPKSTRKFDFSGALLLALGLLTFLMGIQLLGLTSNLIVAVLVAISLIFIGGFLWREKRATNPIIPLEIFKNKALNGDFLLFAFTWGAYLAVNTYLPMWAQALLGTTALVGGVTLVPNSIVDITASQSVSFISDRVRTFTLVLIGIISIMISVGGMFLADLQTPLLWLTFVCAFSGIGVGFIFVALQVKVQVDAGMTNMATATSTSYLIRILAQTVMSAVYGVIMNMALARGVQQDSGITMHMMNELSDAKTAKLLPARLLPTMRTIFHTGIKEIMLVSLLLLVIAFGLNFYFNWHTDVQKSF, from the coding sequence ATGACTAAAAAGCAGATTAAATATGTCACGCTGGCGCTGATGCTTGGCAATATTATGTCGGGGCTGGATGGTACGGTGATTAACACCGCGATTCCAGCAATTGTTGCCGCCTTGCATGGGATTCAGTTTATGGGGTGGATTGTTGCCATCTTTTTATTAGGGATGTCGATTTCGATTCCCTTATGGACTAAAATCGGTGAGAAAATCACTAATAAGTTAGCTTTTGAAATATCATTAGTGCTGTTCATTATCGGCTCTATTTTTGAAGGCTTGGCACCAAATATCTTCTTCTTTTTAGTTGCGCGTTTGGTCATGGGCATTGGTGCCGGTGGCATGGGGTCCTTACCCTACATTATTGTTGGTTATATTTATCCAAATATTAAAACGCGGACGCGGATTTTAGGCTATTTAACCGCAAGTTTCAACGTTGCTGCGATTATGGGGCCGCTAGTTGGTGGTACCATTATTGATACAATGTCATGGCACTGGGTCTTTTACCTGAATGTACCAATTGGAATTATTGCGGTTATTTTGAGCATGTTATACTTCCGGCCGATAACGCCAAAATCTACCCGTAAGTTTGATTTTTCTGGTGCATTATTACTGGCACTAGGCTTATTAACGTTTTTAATGGGGATTCAGCTCCTAGGTTTGACCAGTAATTTAATTGTTGCAGTATTGGTTGCAATTAGTTTGATTTTTATTGGCGGTTTTTTATGGCGAGAAAAGCGGGCTACCAACCCAATTATTCCTCTAGAGATTTTCAAAAATAAGGCGTTAAATGGTGACTTTTTACTTTTTGCGTTTACTTGGGGGGCATATTTAGCTGTCAATACTTATTTACCAATGTGGGCTCAGGCTCTCTTAGGGACTACGGCACTTGTTGGTGGCGTGACCTTGGTGCCGAACTCAATTGTTGACATTACGGCTTCGCAAAGTGTTTCCTTTATTAGTGACCGAGTGCGGACGTTTACGCTGGTACTAATTGGGATTATTAGCATCATGATTTCAGTTGGCGGGATGTTTTTGGCTGACTTGCAAACACCGCTGCTATGGTTGACCTTTGTTTGTGCGTTCTCTGGGATTGGTGTCGGCTTTATCTTTGTCGCACTGCAAGTTAAAGTGCAGGTAGATGCGGGGATGACCAACATGGCAACAGCAACGTCTACTTCTTATTTAATTAGAATTTTGGCACAAACAGTAATGTCAGCTGTGTACGGCGTTATTATGAATATGGCTTTGGCACGTGGCGTCCAGCAGGATAGCGGTATTACGATGCACATGATGAACGAGTTAAGTGATGCTAAAACAGCAAAATTGTTGCCGGCAAGACTACTGCCGACGATGCGGACGATTTTCCATACAGGTATTAAAGAAATTATGCTGGTGTCATTGCTGTTACTGGTTATTGCGTTTGGTCTGAACTTTTACTTCAATTGGCATACTGATGTGCAAAAGTCATTTTAG
- a CDS encoding D-2-hydroxyacid dehydrogenase produces the protein MKVLLYNMTPEQMVYVDKWRKNHPEDDLKTSEEILDASTVDMAKGFDCVSMMQVVDIDQEVVYKKLASFGIKQLALRSVGYNIINWDYVHKYNLFVTNTPAYSPRAVAENTLTSAMYLLRNWGQILQNEKRDLNFVREENLMSDEIYNKTVGIIGLGRIGTATAEIFSALGARVIGNDLIENPANEAFLEYTDFDTVIKESDILTLHTPLDPSIVNMISAEQFKQMKDTAIIINDARGPLINTEDLVDALKNHEIAGAALDVLTEENDFFMKKFDDISELPKTYQELAKMPNVVITPHSAYYTKTSVKNMIEHSMTDIKRVLNGQKPVYLVEM, from the coding sequence ATGAAAGTTTTACTATATAATATGACGCCTGAGCAAATGGTTTACGTTGATAAATGGCGCAAAAATCATCCTGAAGACGATTTGAAAACAAGCGAGGAGATTTTGGATGCGTCAACAGTTGACATGGCCAAGGGCTTTGATTGTGTCAGTATGATGCAAGTTGTCGATATTGACCAAGAAGTAGTCTATAAGAAATTAGCTTCTTTTGGCATTAAACAGTTGGCCTTGCGGTCAGTGGGCTACAATATTATTAACTGGGACTATGTCCACAAATATAACTTGTTTGTCACTAACACACCGGCATACTCACCAAGAGCTGTTGCTGAAAACACGCTGACTTCTGCCATGTATTTGCTTCGTAACTGGGGTCAAATCCTTCAAAATGAAAAGCGCGACCTGAACTTTGTTCGTGAAGAAAACCTGATGAGCGACGAAATCTACAATAAGACAGTCGGAATTATCGGTCTAGGTCGAATTGGTACGGCAACTGCTGAAATTTTCAGTGCCTTGGGCGCTAGAGTTATCGGTAATGATTTAATTGAAAACCCAGCTAACGAGGCTTTCTTGGAATACACTGACTTTGACACAGTTATTAAGGAATCAGATATTCTGACTTTGCATACGCCACTTGACCCGTCAATTGTTAATATGATTAGTGCCGAGCAATTTAAGCAAATGAAGGACACGGCAATTATTATTAATGATGCCCGTGGGCCACTCATTAACACTGAAGACCTAGTAGATGCTTTAAAGAATCATGAAATTGCCGGTGCTGCCTTGGATGTTTTGACAGAAGAAAATGATTTCTTTATGAAGAAATTTGATGATATTTCTGAATTGCCAAAGACTTACCAAGAATTAGCCAAGATGCCAAATGTTGTCATTACACCGCACTCAGCTTACTATACTAAGACGTCAGTTAAGAACATGATTGAGCACAGTATGACCGATATTAAGCGGGTTTTGAATGGTCAAAAGCCAGTTTATCTTGTTGAAATGTAA
- a CDS encoding lysozyme translates to MKRFHHKYTLPAILLMLAIAITLLFNGLFNLKRQTTLPPDANSNAIGVELNQSYGYVAMHELQANGISFVYLRSTQGRSFFDDDYLAYRDQILGTKLAFGTSVAYSDESTPQQHYTYFMKKVGLNTGSLPIMVVPAVSERRLVYIKQMAQFTQLLLNIGKRVMVDLPIKYKKYFPAGVSFIITSKREPNKLQYTFWRYTTNGRVKNVRELEDGGVTMLAYNGTVTQYKQKYGQLIQ, encoded by the coding sequence ATGAAGCGATTTCATCACAAGTATACACTACCGGCGATTTTGCTGATGCTGGCAATTGCGATTACGCTTTTGTTTAATGGGTTATTTAATTTGAAAAGGCAGACGACATTGCCGCCAGATGCTAATTCAAATGCAATTGGTGTGGAACTTAATCAGAGTTATGGTTACGTTGCAATGCATGAATTGCAGGCAAATGGAATTTCATTTGTCTATTTACGCAGCACGCAGGGGCGGTCATTTTTTGATGACGACTACTTGGCTTATCGCGATCAAATTTTGGGGACCAAGTTAGCTTTTGGCACAAGTGTGGCGTATAGTGATGAGTCGACACCCCAGCAGCATTATACTTATTTTATGAAAAAAGTCGGCTTAAACACAGGCAGTTTGCCGATTATGGTTGTGCCAGCGGTAAGTGAACGGCGATTGGTCTATATTAAACAGATGGCGCAATTCACGCAATTACTGCTTAACATTGGTAAGCGTGTAATGGTTGACTTGCCGATTAAGTACAAAAAGTATTTTCCAGCTGGCGTCTCGTTTATTATAACTAGCAAACGCGAGCCGAATAAACTCCAATATACTTTTTGGCGGTACACGACTAATGGTCGCGTTAAAAATGTCCGCGAGTTGGAAGACGGTGGTGTTACCATGTTGGCTTATAACGGCACGGTAACACAATATAAACAGAAATATGGGCAGTTAATACAATAA
- a CDS encoding DEAD/DEAH box helicase, with product MMKQEFEAVLNKLGLKQPTLIQKETRDAILNGASVVALAKTGTGKTLAYALPALERVKQGMPNSLVIIAPTTELAVQIRHAINPFVHALGLKGVSLVGAGNRQRQEDNLKKKHPEVVVATPGRFFDFFSSNRIKVEQIKALVIDEADDILEFSKMELLSSLGQNMTADAQILLFGATESEITQKAEEIFGRTFLLIDVRSQQETAVKNYFLQIDNAHKIDFVQRLTRLDHFKGILFFDSNQTMMRFAGIFAHTKTKFTLLANEFGKEKREQALHDLRVGKTKLLLATDLAARGLDIPGVTYVINFDIPSEINTYLHRAGRTGRMGANGYVVTLGDDHDFRDLKKLLGADTTLERVYFAGFKLVTQLPRKKKAKKAVTAEATASAPIKKKKHKKHQNKNKGYHPHYLKQKGKQ from the coding sequence ATAATGAAGCAAGAATTTGAAGCAGTTTTAAATAAATTGGGTTTGAAACAGCCAACGTTAATTCAAAAAGAGACACGTGACGCGATTTTAAACGGAGCTAGTGTAGTGGCATTAGCTAAAACAGGAACGGGTAAAACGCTGGCTTATGCGTTGCCAGCTTTAGAGCGCGTTAAGCAAGGAATGCCCAACAGTTTAGTAATTATCGCACCAACGACCGAATTGGCCGTGCAGATTCGCCATGCGATTAATCCTTTTGTCCATGCTTTAGGCTTAAAGGGAGTTAGCTTAGTTGGTGCTGGCAACCGGCAGCGTCAGGAAGATAATCTAAAGAAGAAACACCCAGAAGTTGTTGTCGCAACTCCGGGTCGCTTTTTTGATTTCTTTTCCAGTAATCGCATTAAGGTAGAACAGATTAAGGCGCTGGTAATTGATGAGGCAGATGATATTTTAGAGTTTAGTAAGATGGAACTGCTTAGCTCGTTAGGGCAAAACATGACCGCTGATGCACAAATTTTGCTATTTGGCGCAACGGAATCGGAAATCACGCAAAAAGCCGAAGAAATTTTTGGACGGACATTTTTGTTGATTGATGTGCGCAGTCAGCAGGAGACGGCCGTTAAAAACTATTTCTTGCAAATTGATAATGCGCATAAGATTGACTTTGTGCAGCGGCTGACACGGCTAGATCACTTCAAGGGAATTTTGTTCTTTGATTCTAACCAGACGATGATGCGTTTTGCCGGAATTTTTGCTCATACCAAAACTAAATTTACGTTATTGGCAAATGAGTTTGGCAAGGAAAAGCGTGAACAAGCGCTCCATGATTTAAGAGTTGGTAAAACCAAATTGCTGCTGGCAACTGATTTGGCCGCTCGCGGATTGGATATTCCTGGCGTAACTTATGTTATTAACTTTGACATTCCTAGTGAAATCAATACATATTTACACCGCGCTGGTCGAACGGGCCGCATGGGAGCTAACGGCTATGTGGTAACTCTTGGTGACGATCATGATTTTCGCGATTTGAAGAAACTCTTGGGTGCTGACACCACTTTAGAACGCGTTTACTTTGCCGGCTTCAAGTTGGTAACGCAATTGCCACGCAAGAAAAAGGCTAAAAAGGCAGTTACTGCAGAAGCTACTGCGTCAGCACCAATTAAAAAGAAAAAGCATAAAAAACATCAAAATAAAAATAAGGGTTATCACCCACATTATTTAAAGCAGAAGGGGAAACAATGA
- a CDS encoding PTS transporter subunit EIIC produces MSRLVAWLEDYVLPVANKIGQVGWLVALRDAFISVMPITIAGSAAVLIKSLIAVAKTNLGWKTFAWTMQPLALMCNVVWRGTFALFALFLALSLGYHFAKILEVDPLAGAVVSLSSLAMSIANLTKVQVAGHEVVMQHAFDIEQFSTTGIFTAILFGTIGVLIYAFCVKARIMIHLSANLPYAERRAFDSLVPATIAIFVVGAINFIFQAVTGTFFGNWLLHTIQWPLVKMGQGFGMVMLVTLLVQIFWFFGINGLSVMAPMLDSIWLTAQNVNITAVRNGKPAPLLWVRGSFDVFAWFGGAGGTLMLIVAILLFSKRSDYRTIAKVALAPAIFNINEPVVLGLPVVLNPVYFIPFIVAPLVNVAFSYGVSMIGLVNPVQAAVPGILPPIIGPFLACNYDWRAVVLCIVNMLIALAIWTPFVFAADKLADANSPRPYYTRQY; encoded by the coding sequence ATGAGTCGATTAGTAGCTTGGCTGGAAGACTATGTGCTGCCAGTAGCTAATAAAATTGGGCAAGTGGGTTGGCTTGTGGCGTTGCGGGATGCGTTTATCTCCGTCATGCCAATTACCATTGCGGGTTCGGCCGCCGTTTTAATAAAAAGCTTGATTGCAGTAGCTAAAACCAATCTAGGTTGGAAGACTTTTGCATGGACAATGCAGCCACTGGCGTTAATGTGTAATGTGGTTTGGCGCGGGACATTTGCTTTATTTGCGCTCTTTTTAGCATTGTCACTAGGTTATCATTTTGCCAAAATCTTAGAGGTTGATCCACTTGCTGGTGCCGTAGTTTCATTGTCGTCTTTAGCAATGAGCATTGCCAATTTGACGAAAGTCCAAGTTGCAGGTCATGAAGTCGTGATGCAACATGCATTTGACATTGAGCAGTTTTCAACTACTGGTATTTTTACGGCAATTTTGTTTGGTACGATTGGCGTTTTAATTTATGCGTTTTGTGTTAAAGCGCGTATTATGATTCATTTGTCGGCTAATCTACCTTATGCGGAACGACGTGCTTTTGACTCATTGGTACCGGCAACGATTGCAATTTTTGTGGTTGGTGCAATTAATTTTATTTTTCAAGCAGTAACCGGTACTTTCTTTGGTAATTGGTTATTACATACAATCCAGTGGCCGTTAGTTAAGATGGGACAAGGCTTCGGCATGGTGATGCTCGTAACCTTGCTTGTTCAAATCTTTTGGTTCTTTGGGATTAATGGCTTAAGCGTGATGGCGCCAATGCTAGATTCGATTTGGCTGACGGCGCAGAATGTTAATATTACGGCTGTGCGTAATGGTAAGCCTGCACCACTATTGTGGGTTCGCGGTTCGTTTGACGTGTTTGCCTGGTTTGGCGGTGCCGGTGGCACATTAATGCTGATAGTCGCAATTTTGCTTTTTTCCAAACGCAGCGACTACCGGACAATTGCCAAAGTGGCATTAGCACCGGCAATTTTTAATATTAATGAGCCAGTCGTACTGGGACTGCCGGTGGTTCTTAATCCTGTGTACTTTATCCCGTTTATCGTGGCGCCACTAGTTAATGTTGCCTTTTCTTATGGGGTAAGCATGATCGGCTTGGTTAATCCTGTCCAAGCGGCTGTGCCGGGGATTTTACCGCCGATTATTGGGCCGTTTTTAGCCTGCAACTATGATTGGCGCGCCGTGGTCTTGTGCATTGTTAACATGCTGATTGCCTTGGCAATTTGGACCCCATTCGTGTTTGCAGCAGATAAATTGGCCGATGCCAACAGTCCGCGACCATATTATACAAGGCAATATTAA
- the wecB gene encoding UDP-N-acetylglucosamine 2-epimerase (non-hydrolyzing) produces MTKIKVMTVFGTRPEAIKMAPLVLGLKADERFDEVTVVSAQHREMLDQVLEIFKIQPDYDFNIMKQNQSLEEITAKVMIDLAKVIKKEKPDIVLVHGDTTTSFAASLASFYEQSTIGHVEAGLRTWNKYSPYPEEMNRQMTDDLADLYFAPTKLSKANLLKENHQADNIFVTGNTAIDALKQTVQKDYHHDVLDLIEPGHKIILVTMHRRENQGEPMRRVFKVMKQVVDSHEDVEIIYPVHLSPRVQQVAREILGNDPRIHLIAPLDVVDFHNLAKRSYYIMTDSGGVQEEAPSLNKPVLVLRDTTERPEGVKAGTLKLVGTKVDAVRKAMLNLLEDKAAYQKMANAKNPYGDGHAAERIMDDIAYYFDKSKMAKPADFE; encoded by the coding sequence ATGACTAAAATTAAGGTAATGACGGTTTTTGGTACTAGACCTGAGGCAATTAAAATGGCGCCGCTTGTACTCGGATTAAAGGCTGATGAGCGGTTTGACGAGGTGACGGTGGTTAGCGCGCAGCACCGTGAAATGCTTGATCAGGTTTTGGAAATTTTCAAAATTCAACCGGATTACGACTTTAATATAATGAAGCAGAATCAGTCGCTTGAAGAGATTACGGCTAAGGTAATGATTGACCTAGCTAAAGTAATTAAAAAGGAAAAGCCGGATATTGTTTTGGTGCACGGTGATACGACGACCAGCTTTGCGGCTAGCTTAGCCAGCTTTTATGAGCAGAGCACAATTGGGCACGTCGAGGCTGGCTTGCGCACGTGGAACAAATATTCACCATATCCTGAAGAAATGAACCGGCAAATGACCGATGACTTGGCAGACCTATACTTTGCCCCAACTAAATTGAGTAAAGCTAATTTGTTAAAAGAAAATCACCAAGCTGACAATATTTTTGTCACGGGAAATACCGCAATTGATGCACTTAAGCAAACGGTTCAAAAAGACTATCATCATGATGTTCTTGACCTGATTGAACCGGGTCACAAAATCATTTTGGTAACGATGCATCGTCGTGAAAATCAGGGTGAACCAATGCGGCGTGTGTTTAAGGTGATGAAGCAGGTAGTTGATAGTCATGAGGACGTTGAGATCATCTATCCGGTTCATTTATCGCCACGTGTTCAGCAAGTTGCCCGTGAAATTTTGGGTAATGACCCACGAATTCATCTGATTGCCCCATTAGATGTAGTTGACTTTCATAATTTAGCCAAACGCAGTTACTACATTATGACAGATTCTGGCGGGGTGCAGGAAGAAGCACCGTCACTTAATAAACCAGTGTTAGTTCTGCGAGATACGACTGAGCGGCCTGAAGGTGTTAAGGCAGGAACATTAAAGTTAGTCGGAACCAAAGTTGATGCGGTACGCAAAGCAATGCTTAACCTGCTTGAAGATAAGGCTGCTTATCAAAAAATGGCGAATGCTAAAAATCCGTACGGTGATGGCCACGCCGCTGAACGAATAATGGACGATATTGCTTACTATTTTGATAAATCAAAGATGGCTAAACCAGCAGATTTTGAATAG